One Globicephala melas chromosome 4, mGloMel1.2, whole genome shotgun sequence genomic window carries:
- the LOC132597244 gene encoding probable ATP-dependent RNA helicase DDX23, with translation MAGELADKKDREASPSKEERKRSRTPDRERDRDRDRKSSPSKDRKRHRSRERRRGGSRSRSRSRSKSTERERRHKERERDKERDRNKKDRDRDKDGHRRDRKRSSLSPGRGKDFKSRKDRDSRKDEEDEHGDKKPKAQPLSLEELLAKKKAEEEAEAKPKFLSKAEREAEALKRRQQEVEERQRMLEEERKKRKQFQDLGRKMLEDPQERERRERRERMERETNGNEDEEGRQKIREEKDKSKELHAIKERYLGGIKKRRRTRHLNDRKFVFEWDASEDTSIDYNPLYKERHQVQLLGRGFIAGIDLKQQKREQSRFYGDLMEKRRTLEEKEQEEARLRKLRKKEAKQRWDDRHWSQKKLDEMTDRDWRIFREDYSITTKGGKIPNPIRSWKDSSLPPHILEVIDKCGYKEPTPIQRQAIPIGLQNRDIIGVAETGSGKTAAFLIPLLVWITTLPKIDRIEESDQGPYAIILAPTRELAQQIEEETIKFGKPLGIRTVAVIGGISREDQGFRLRMGCEIVIATPGRLIDVLENRYLVLSRCTYVVLDEADRMIDMGFEPDVQKILEHMPVSNQKPDTDEAEDPEKMLANFESGKHKYRQTVMFTATMPPAVERLARSYLRRPAVVYIGSAGKPHERVEQKVFLMSESEKRKKLLAILEQGFDPPIIIFVNQKKGCDVLAKSLEKMGYNACTLHGGKGQEQREFALSNLKAGAKDILVATDVAGRGIDIQDVSMVVNYDMAKNIEDYIHRIGRTGRAGKSGVAITFLTKEDSAVFYELKQAILESPVSSCPPELANHPDAQHKPGTILTKKRREETIFA, from the coding sequence ATGGCAGGAGAGCTGGCTGATAAGAAGGACCGTGAGGCTTCACCTTCCAAGGAGGAAAGGAAGCGATCTCGGACTCCTGACAGAGAACGGGATAGAGACCGAGACCGGAAGTCTTCCCCATCTAAAGATAGGAAACGGCATCGTTCAAGGGAAAGGCGTCGAGGAGGCAGCCGTTCTCGTTCCCGTTCCCGTTCCAAGTCTACAGAAAGAGAACGCCGGCACAAAGAACGAGAGCGAGATAAGGAGCGTGATCGGAATAAGAAGGACCGAGATCGGGATAAGGATGGGCACAGACGGGACCGCAAGCGATCCAGTTTATCTCCTGGCCgaggaaaagattttaaatctCGGAAAGACAGAGACTCTAGGAAGGATGAAGAGGATGAACATGGTGATAAGAAGCCTAAGGCCCAGCCATTATCCCTGGAGGAACTTCTGGCCAAGAAAAAGGCTGAGGAAGAAGCTGAGGCTAAGCCCAAGTTCCTCTCCAAAGCAGAACGAGAGGCTGAAGCCCTAAAGCGACGGCAGCAGGAGGTGGAGGAGCGGCAGAGGATGcttgaggaagagaggaagaaaaggaaacagttcCAAGACTTGGGCAGGAAAATGTTGGAAGACCCTCAGGAACGGGAACGTCGGGAACGCAGGGAGAGGATGGAGCGGGAGACCAATGGAAACGAGGATGAGGAAGGGCGGCAGAAAATCCGGGAGGAGAAGGATAAGAGCAAGGAACTGCATGCCATTAAGGAGCGTTACCTGGGTGGCATCAAGAAGCGGCGCCGGACGAGGCATCTCAATGACCGCAAGTTTGTCTTTGAGTGGGATGCATCTGAGGACACTTCCATTGACTACAACCCCCTGTACAAAGAACGGCACCAGGTGCAGTTGTTGGGGCGAGGCTTCATTGCAGGCATTGACCTAAAGCAGCAGAAACGAGAGCAGTCACGTTTCTATGGAGACCTAATGGAGAAGAGGCGGACGCTGGAAGAAAAGGAGCAGGAGGAGGCAAGACTCCGCAAACTTCGTAAGAAGGAAGCCAAGCAACGCTGGGATGATAGGCATTGGTCCCAGAAGAAGTTGGATGAGATGACAGACAGGGACTGGCGGATCTTCCGTGAGGACTACAGCATCACCACCAAAGGTGGCAAGATCCCCAATCCCATCCGATCCTGGAAAGACTCTTCTCTGCCTCCACACATCTTGGAGGTCATCGATAAGTGTGGCTACAAGGAGCCGACACCTATCCAGCGTCAGGCAATTCCCATTGGGCTACAGAATCGTGACATCATTGGAGTGGCTGAGACTGGCAGCGGCAAGACAGCAGCCTTCCTCATCCCGTTGCTGGTCTGGATTACCACTCTCCCCAAAATTGACAGGATCGAAGAGTCAGACCAGGGCCCTTATGCCATCATCCTGGCCCCTACTCGTGAGCTGGCTCAGCAGATTGAGGAAGAGACCATCAAGTTTGGGAAGCCGCTAGGCATCCGCACTGTGGCTGTCATTGGCGGCATCTCCAGAGAAGACCAGGGCTTCAGGCTGCGCATGGGTTGTGAGATAGTGATTGCTACTCCAGGACGTCTGATTGATGTGCTGGAGAACCGCTACCTGGTGCTGAGCCGCTGTACCTATGTGGTTCTGGATGAGGCAGACAGGATGATTGATATGGGCTTCGAGCCAGACGTCCAGAAGATCCTGGAGCACATGCCTGTCAGCAACCAGAAGCCGGACACGGATGAGGCCGAGGACCCTGAGAAGATGTTGGCCAACTTCGAGTCAGGAAAACATAAGTACCGCCAAACAGTCATGTTCACGGCCACCATGCCCCCAGCGGTGGAGCGTCTGGCCCGGAGCTATCTTCGGCGACCTGCTGTGGTGTACATTGGCTCTGCCGGCAAGCCCCACGAACGTGTGGAACAGAAGGTCTTCCTCATGTCAGAgtctgaaaagaggaaaaagctgCTGGCAATCTTGGAGCAAGGCTTTGATCCCCCCATCATCATTTTTGTCAACCAGAAGAAGGGCTGTGATGTTTTGGCCAAATCCCTGGAGAAGATGGGGTACAATGCTTGTACGCTGCATGGTGGAAAAGGCCAGGAGCAGCGAGAGTTTGCACTATCCAACCTCAAGGCTGGGGCCAAGGATATTTTGGTGGCTACAGATGTGGCGGGTCGTGGTATCGACATCCAAGATGTGTCTATGGTTGTCAACTATGATATGGCCAAAAACATTGAAGATTATATCCACCGCATTGGCCGCACGGGACGAGCAGGCAAGAGTGGTGTGGCCATCACCTTCCTCACCAAAGAGGACTCTGCTGTGTTCTATGAGCTGAAGCAAGCCATCCTGGAGAGCCCGGTGTCCTCCTGCCCCCCAGAGCTGGCCAACCACCCCGATGCCCAGCACAAGCCGGGCACCATCCTCACCAAGAAGCGCCGGGAGGAGACCATCTTTGCCTGA